The following DNA comes from Occultella kanbiaonis.
CGAGGCCGTGAACCCGACGCCACACATCCCGACCAGCAGAGGTGCTCGGTAGCCACGGGGGTGGTCGGGATGCTTACGGCGCAACTGGATCGCGGCCACGAACATCAGGAGGTACATGATCAGGTAGACCTGGGTCGTGATCACCGAGAAGATCCAGTAGGCGCTGGAGACGTCGGGGATCAACGCGTAGGCGAGGCCGATCACGGTGGTGACGAGCCCCTGGACGACCAGGATGTTCTGCTGGACGCCGTTCTTGTTGAGCTTCTGCAGGAACGGCGGGAGGTAGCCCTCCTGGCGGGAGATCAGCAGCAGGCCCTTCGAGGGCCCGGCCAGCCAGGTCAGCATGCCGCCGAGAGAGGCGGTCACCAGCATGATGCCGACGATCGGAGTCAGCCACTGCCAGCCGAAGTTCGCGAAGACCGCGTCGAACGCCTGCATCACGCCGGCAGTGAGGGACAGCGTCTCGGCCGGCACGATCCATGCGATCGCCAGCGCCGGGAGGATGAAGATCGCCAGGACCATGCCCATCGCCAGGAACATCGACTTCGGGAACTCCTTGCCCGGGTTCTTCAGTGAGGAGACGTGAACGGCGTTCATCTCCATGCCGGAGTAGGAGAGGAAGTTGTTGACGATGAGCACCAGGCTGGAGAGTCCGGCCCACACCGGGAAGATGTTCTCGGACGTCATTGGCGCTGCGGACGCATTACCCTGCCCGAGGAAGACCATGCCGAGCACAACCAGGACCACGCCGGGAATCAAGGTCCCGATGATCAGGCCGCCGCTGGCGAGGCCTGCCACACCCTTGGTCCCACGTGAGGAGACCCAGACACCGGACCAGTACACGACGATGATGACTATGGCGGTCCACACGCCACTGCTGGCCAGCTCTGGGTTGAAGACGTAGGCGAGCGTGCTCGCCACGAAGCCCAGCAGACTCGGGTAGTAGAAGACCGTCATCGCGAACTGGCACCAGACGGCCAGGAAGCCCATCGGCTTGGAGATACCCTCCGAGACCCACTTGTAGATGCCGCCTTCCCAGCCGGACGCGAGTTCGGCGGAGACCAGGGACGTCGGCAGCAGGAACACCACGGCCGGGAGCAGGTACAGGAACACGCAGGCCAGACCGTAGACGGCCATGGTCGGCGCCGCCCGAAGGCTGGCGACCGAACTGGTGGTCATCATCGCCAGGGCCACCCACGAGATCCAGGCGGTAGGCGGGACCTTCGCTCGTGTTGCCATCTGGGCGACTGCGTCTCCGGCACTCATCCGAACCCCAGACAGGTGCGAGGCCTCCGAATTCCGGTCACCATGATCACTCCTTGCCAGAGAGCCAGTTGGTGAACCCCAGGCTAGGGAGACGTGCCCGGCGCCGGATCACTCTCAATGAGTGAAACGCCGACCCCGTTCGTCACTAGGGCTGGGCCTGTCAGCAGTCATGGATGACGGCGCCGCCCCGGTGCATGCAGGGGCTGCGGAACGAACGATCCGAGTGGCGTGATCGACGATCACGTCCGCCCCCATAGACCGGGCGCCATCCCAACGGCACTCGGCACGTCCGCTCTCGCCGGCGTCCCGCCGAGGCCGACAACGACCTGGTGAAGGAACCTCGGCACCGCCAGGACGGCTCCTCGACGCCGGGATCCGGCGGGGCGAATCGAGCGGCGCCCAAGGGGTCGGTGCCTGGTGAGCCCATCATGCGTGCTCTCGGTGGCGTCTCGTGACGGGTCCAGTCCTGCG
Coding sequences within:
- a CDS encoding APC family permease produces the protein MATRAKVPPTAWISWVALAMMTTSSVASLRAAPTMAVYGLACVFLYLLPAVVFLLPTSLVSAELASGWEGGIYKWVSEGISKPMGFLAVWCQFAMTVFYYPSLLGFVASTLAYVFNPELASSGVWTAIVIIVVYWSGVWVSSRGTKGVAGLASGGLIIGTLIPGVVLVVLGMVFLGQGNASAAPMTSENIFPVWAGLSSLVLIVNNFLSYSGMEMNAVHVSSLKNPGKEFPKSMFLAMGMVLAIFILPALAIAWIVPAETLSLTAGVMQAFDAVFANFGWQWLTPIVGIMLVTASLGGMLTWLAGPSKGLLLISRQEGYLPPFLQKLNKNGVQQNILVVQGLVTTVIGLAYALIPDVSSAYWIFSVITTQVYLIMYLLMFVAAIQLRRKHPDHPRGYRAPLLVGMCGVGFTASLAALLVGFIPPSQFASGNSGLYFLIVGGGALGLGLFVPFLFYKLRKPSWKQPEPREVAPS